In the Podospora pseudocomata strain CBS 415.72m chromosome 5, whole genome shotgun sequence genome, one interval contains:
- the RPT3 gene encoding 26S proteasome regulatory subunit 6B (COG:O; EggNog:ENOG503NUMF), with product MGDVLVESAANSVQPHKKSIPSTIPSIENFEGVTTEGNDEYENLKRLQRQLEYIQLQEEYIKDEQSRRGTGAKSFGVRSLKRELVRAQEEIKRIQSVPLVIGQFMEAIDQNTGIVQSSTGSNYVVRILSTLDREKLKPSSSVALHRHSNALVDILPPEADSSIAMLGADEKPDVTYADVGGLDMQKQEIREAVELPLTHFDLYKQIGIDPPRGVLLYGPPGTGKTMLVKAVANSTTANFIRVVGSEFVQKYLGEGPRMVRDVFRMARENAPAIIFIDEIDAIATKRFDAQTGADREVQRILLELLNQMDGFDQTANVKVIMATNRADTLDPALLRPGRLDRKIEFPNLRDRRERRLIFTTIAGKMSLAPEVDLDSLITRNDPLSGAVIAAIMQEAGLRAVRKNRYNIIQSDLEDAYSSQVKGTTDENKFDFYK from the exons ATGGGTGACGTCCTGGTCGAAAGCGCTGCCAACAGCGTCCAGCCTCACAAGAAGAgcatcccctccaccatccctAGCATCGAGAACTTCGAGGGCGTAACGACAGAGGGCAACGATGAGTACGAGAACCTCAAGCGGCTGCAACGGCAGCTGGAGTACATTCAGCTGCAGGAGGAGTACATCAAGGACGAGCAAAG TCGACGTGGGACAGGAGCTAAATCTTTTGGTGTTAGGAGTCTGAAGCGTGAATTGGTGCGGGCacaggaggagatcaagcgCATCCAGAGCGTCCCGCTGGTCATCGGCCAGTTCATGGAGGCCATTGACCAAAA CACTGGCATCGTTCAGtcctccaccggcagcaACTACGTCGTCCGCATCCTGTCCACCCTCGACCgcgagaagctcaagccctcctcctcggtcgccctccaccgccactcCAATGCCCTcgtcgacatcctcccccccgaaGCCGACTCCTCCATCGCCATGCTCGGCGCCGACGAAAAGCCCGACGTGACCTACGCCGACGTTGGTGGTCTCGACATGCAAAAGCAGGAAATCCGCGAGGCCGTCGAGCTCCCTCTCACCCATTTCGACCTCTACAAGCAAATCGGCATCGACCCTCCCCGCGGTGTTCTCCTCTACGGCCCCCCCGGTACCGGCAAGACGATGCTTGTCAAGGCCGTCGCCAACTCGACCACGGCCAATTTCATCCGCGTGGTCGGGTCCGAGTTCGTCCAGAAATATCTCGGTGAAGGCCCCCGCATGGTCCGCGACGTCTTCCGCATGGCTCGCGAGAACGCCCcggccatcatcttcatcgacGAAATCGACGCCATCGCCACGAAGCGTTTCGATGCTCAGACCGGTGCCGATCGGGAAGTCCAGCGTATCCTGCTCGAACTCCTCAACCAAATGGATGGTTTCGACCAGACGGCCAACGTCAAGGTCATCATGGCCACCAACCGAGCCGACACGCTTGATCCTGCCCTTCTCCGTCCCGGCCGGCTCGATCGCAAGATTGAGTTCCCCAACCTTCGTGATCGCCGTGAGAGGAGATTGATCTTTACGACGATTGCGGGCAAGATGAGCTTGGCGCCAGAGGTTGACTTGGATAGTTTGATTACGAGGAACGATCCGCTGAGCGGCGCCGTGATTGCGGCGATTATGCAGGAGGCGGGGCTGAGGGCGGTGAGAAAGAATAGGTACAACATTATTCAGAGCGATTTGGAGGATGCGTATAGCAGCCAGGTGAAGGGGACGACGGATGAGAACAAGTTTGATTTTTACAAATAA
- a CDS encoding hypothetical protein (EggNog:ENOG503P2I0; COG:E; COG:U): MTSILCLAHYCDLHGPTPLMVTEGLPVPCNVCYDDELHDRPGSGRDRPRSSVPMPGGESTQATTAVTEALRRMNFADARRSSSLPATEQEAQTHRAALRRAAQVAASSSSGGLGGSAVETPPQSPQLPPEGAPPNSKQQQQQQQQQQSKPRQDSSFRKTYDDYVTRRAGPCDNCALTLPKLQPGSGGVGADSRPERGPTLRSKAPCARVYNTTSPPTSQSSSSTASEDESSNPTLRPTHRRTPTAASVASRSSESSSVANMNSHTHYLEYISTHEPLAPSSFSIVRASCLRTLSLETLPRAPQTSPTNPSAMSTPCASPITPAFVTTHSVGNAVSGGPIFFGDPAAGYTTAYIFRIPDVHARGHKRVYAFLALSTQRERLAMKTFGYVASAFRDMATWIQALAEAEAERALAESMGGSNASSPIMPGPGYGSFAMGEPPPQQQQQQGNNNERSSFLTGGMGGLSRRMGSGFAGAGGGVALKQRGLAELVGMPDFFLELHTKFVKLLLELGVAMGT, from the coding sequence TGGCCCACTACTGTGATCTTCACGGGCCCACGCCCCTGATGGTCACCGAGGGGCTGCCAGTCCCCTGCAACGTATGCTATGACGATGAGCTGCATGACCGTCCCGGGTCAGGCCGCGACCGGCCGCGCTCCAGCGTTCCGATGCCGGGAGGAGAGTCAACGcaagccaccaccgctgtCACGGAGGCGCTTCGACGAATGAACTTTGCAGACGCCCGGCGGAGCTCGTCACTTCCAGCAACCGAACAAGAGGCTCAAACCCACAGGGCCGCCCTACGACGTGCCGCGCAGGTAGcagcatcatcttcatctggCGGTCTCGGCGGTTCGGCGGTggaaacaccaccacagagCCCACAGCTACCACCAGAAGGAGCACCACCCAACTcaaaacagcaacagcaacagcagcagcagcagcagtccaAACCACGGCAAGACTCGTCCTTCCGCAAGACATATGATGATTATGTGACCCGCCGAGCCGGGCCGTGCGACAACTGCGCCTTGACTCTACCAAAACTTCAACCCGGAAGCGGCGGCGTCGGGGCGGACTCCCGACCCGAACGCGGTCCTACTTTGCGTTCCAAGGCGCCTTGCGCAAGAGTGtacaacaccacctcaccaccaacttcacagtcttcttcttctaccGCATCCGAGGATGAgtcctccaacccaacacTCCGACCAACCCACCGCCGCACGCCCACCGCAGCGTCGGTCGCCTCCCGCTCGAGCGAAAGCAGCTCGGTGGCTAACATGAACTCACACACTCACTACCTAGAGTACATCTCCACCCACGAGCCCCTGGCCCCCTCATCCTTTTCCATCGTCCGGGCTTCTTGTCTGCGGACATTGTCGCTAGAAACTCTACCTAGAGCGCCACAAACCTCACCTACCAACCCGTCAGCCATGTCCACCCCTTGCGCCTCACCCATCACACCCGCCTTTGTGACCACCCACAGCGTAGGCAACGCCGTATCAGGCGGCCCCATCTTCTTTGGCGACCCGGCAGCGGGTTACACCACGGCCTACATTTTCCGCATCCCAGATGTGCACGCCCGCGGCCATAAGCGGGTGTACGCCTTTTTAGCCTTGTCGACCCAACGCGAACGCCTCGCCATGAAAACTTTTGGGTATGTCGCCTCAGCCTTTAGGGACATGGCAACCTGGATCCAAGCCCTCGCCGAAGCGGAAGCCGAACGCGCCCTTGCCGAATCGATGGGCGGTAGCAACGCCTCGAGTCCGATAATGCCTGGCCCGGGGTATGGGAGTTTTGCCATGGgcgaaccaccaccacagcagcagcagcaacagggtAATAATAATGAGAGGAGTAGTTTCTTAACGGGGGGCATGGGGGGTTTGTCGAGACGTATGGGCAGTGGGTttgcgggggcggggggaggggtggcgtTGAAgcagagggggttggcggagcTGGTGGGGATGCCGGACTTTTTTCTGGAGCTGCATACTAAGTTTGTgaagctgctgttggaacTGGGGGTTGCGATGGGGACTTAG